Genomic window (Streptosporangium brasiliense):
GACGCTGTTCATCTCCCACGACATCGCCGTCGTCGGGGAGCTGTGTCACCGGGTCGTGGTGATGTACGCGGGCCGGGTGGTCGAGGAGCTGCCGGTCGAGAAGCTGGCCTCCGACGCCGCGCACCCCTACACCCGTGCGCTGGTCGCCTCGCTGCCCGGCATGGACACCGACAGATCCCTGCCGCTGGCCAGCATCTCCGGACGCCAGCCCTCGCCCGCCGAGATCGGCGACGGATGCGCCTTCGCGGACCGCTGCGCCCTCGCGACCGACCGCTGCGCCGAGCGCCCGCCCCTGATTCCGTACGGCGAGGCGCATCGCGTCGCCTGCTGGGAGGCTTCATGATCATCAAGAATCTGACGGTGCGGTTCGGTGCCTTCACCGCCGTCGACGACGTCACGCTGGAGGTCCCGGCCGGGGCGATCGTCGGTCTGGTGGGGGAGTCGGGCTCGGGCAAGTCCACGCTGGCCAGGGCGGTGAGCGGGCTGGTGCCGTACACCGGTGAGATCGTCGGTGGCGATCCGCGGCGGATCCAGATGGTCTTCCAGGATCCCTACGCCTCCCTCGACCCGCGGATGACCGTGGGCGCGTCGGTGGCCGAGGGACTGCGGGTGCCCCGCGCCGCCCGCCAGGGGGAGGTGGAACGGCTGCTGTCGCTGGTGTCGCTGCCGATCTCGCTCGCGGTGCGCTACCCGCGTGAGCTGTCCGGCGGCCAGCGCCAGCGGGTGGCGATCGCCCGGACGCTGGGCGCGGACCCCGAACTGCTGGTCGCCGACGAGATCACCTCCGCCCTGGACGTCTCCGTCCAGGGCGCGGTGCTCAACCTGATCCGCTCGCTGCGCGAGGAACTCGGGCTGTCGATGCTGTTCATCTCGCACAACCTCGCCGTGGTCCGCTACGTCTCCGACGTCGTCGCGGTGATGCACCACGGCAGGCTGGTCGAGGCGGGGCCGACGGAGGAGGTGGTGGGCTCGCCCAAGGAGGCCTACACCCGCTCCCTGATCGAGGCGGTACCCCGCCTCGGACACGCCTGACGGGCGGCCGGCCGGCCGCCCGCATGGGACTTCCCTGTCATCCACCACGGCACCGTCCGCGATGCGGACTTCGACAGCGTCCGGGGCATGGAGCCCACGCTGCCGTGCTCTTCCCCGGCCCGCCTCACTCCGGGACGGGAGGCGTCTCCCCCCGGGTGAGAGGGATCACCTCTCACCCGGGGGGAGACACTCTCGTGTGAGACGTCAGAGGGCGATCCACTCGGTGGAGGTGGTGACCTCGTCCAGGAGGTCGGAGATCGGGTCGATGCCGATGCCGGGGGTGGTGGGCACGTCGAGGTGGCCGTCGCTCAGCTCGAAGGGCGTGGTGATGTCGGTGGCGTAGTAGCGGCGGGAGGCGGAGGTGTCGCCGGGCAGGGTGAAGCCGGGCATCGCGGCCAGGGCGAGGTTGGCGGCGCGGCCGATGCCGGTCTCCAGCATGCCGCCGCACCACAGGGCGACGCCGTGGGCGCGGGCCAGGTCGTGGATGCGGCGGGATTCGAGGTAGCCGCCGACCCTGCCGGGTTTGACGTTGATGATGGAGCAGGAGCCCAGGGTGATCGCGGCGGCGGCGTGGGCGGCCGAGTCGATGGACTCGTCCAGGCAGAGCGGGGTGGTCAGGCGCTTGGCGAGCTGGGCGTGCTGGACCAGGTCGTCGTTGGCCAGGGGCTGTTCGATGAGAAGCAGGTCGAAGTCGTCGAGCTTGGCCAGGTGGGGGGCGTCGGTGAGGGTGTAGGCGGCGTTGGCGTCGACCTGCAGCAGCAGGTCCGGGCCGAAGCGTTCGCGGACGGCGCGGACGGGGGCGACGTCCCAGCCGGGCTCGATCTTGAGTTTGATGCGCAGGTAGCCCTGGGTGATGTAGTCCTCGACGGTGTCGAGGAGCTCGGGCAGGGAGTTCATGATGCCCACCGACACGCCGCAGGGCACCCGGTCGGCGGTGGCGCCGAGGAAGGAGCCCATGGACTGGCCGCCGATGCGGAGCTGGGCGTCCAGGGCGGCGGTCTCCAGGGCGGCCTTGGCCATCGGGTGGCCCTTGAAGGGGCGCAGGGCGTGGTTGACGCGGTGCGCGTCGAGGTGGGCGGGCAGGGCGGGGATCAGGAAGCGGCGCAGGACGTCGGCGGCACCGTCGACGTACTCGGGGGAGTAGAGGGGGTCGGACATGGCCACGCACTCGCCCCAGCCTTCGGCCTCGGGGGTGACGACCCGTACGAGGAGCGCGTCACGTTCGGTCGCGGTGCCGAACGAGGTGCGGAACGGCGCGACCAGCGGCATCGCGATCCGTCGCAGCTCGACTCCAGTGATCTTCATAATGATGTGCGGCTTGCGCCGCTTCTCCCTCCCATGTCGCCGCCGTCAGGCGGACCCGTTCTTCGATTGCCGCGCGGCTCGCGCCGCGCCCTTGTGAGGCCCCGTCGGCCCGGCGGCTCGCTCAGGGGGGTCCTGGGACCCGTGCCGGATCGTCCGCCGCCGGTCGAGGAGGTCAAGCGTTCCGCTCCACGACGTAACAGGACTTGTCGTGGAAGCCGGTGACGCGGGCGCCCTCCCGCAGGAGGCCGCCCAGCACGTCGCGTAGGGCGTGGCGCCACGCCGTGGCCGTGGCGGGGTCGGTGTGGCGCAGCGCCTCGATGTCGGCGGGGACGGCGACCAGCACCGTCCGGCCGTCGGTCCGGCCGGCGACCGGGCGGCCGTCGCGTTCGGACAGCCCGGTCAGCGCGCCCGGCGGGATCGGCGGCCGGCACGGCACGCCCTGCGCGGCGTCCAGAGCGGGCGGCTCGGTCAGCCGCCAGACGGCCAGTACCCGGTCCGACTCGTCCCCGGTGTTGATCGCGTCGCCCATGACGCCGTAGAAGGAGGGCAGGTACTCCTCGGGACGGGCGCCGAGCTTGGCCAGGTTGAAGTGGGCGTTGCGCCGTACCAGCGGGTCGTAGGTCCAGGTGATCCGGTTCAGGTCGCGTTCCAGCGCCCAGGCGCGCTGGTGCAGCTTGAGCGCGAACCCGATGCCGCGCCCGCCGCGGGTTCCGGTGATGTGGGAGTGCAGTACCTGTCCGGCGGGCGTGCCGAGGAAGCCCACCGACGCGCCGACGATCCTGCCGTCCCGGTAGGCCCCGGCCACGTAGTTGCCCGCGTGCGACAGCGCGCGCATCAGCTCGACGGTGATGGGCCGCTTGCCGGGCTCGGGGTTCCAGATGTCGTCGAACAGCCGGACGGCGTCCGCGAACTCCTCGAGGGAGTGCAGTTCGCGGAGCGTCACATCGCTCATCCGAGCACCGCCTGGACCAGGCCGGTCAGCAGCGCCGTACGGCCGGGCATCTCGGCGACGACCACGTGCTCGTGGGCGGCGTGCGCGCCGCCGCCCACGGCGCCGAGGCCGTCGAGGGTGGGGCAGCCGACTCCCGCGGTGAAGTTGCCGTCGGACGCGCCTCCCACGGCCGCTCCTCGCAGCGGCTCCATGCCGAGATCCTTCGCGATCCGGCAGGCCAGCTCGAACAGGCGTGCCGAGGAGGCCTCCTCCAGAGGCGACCGCTCCGGCCCTCCGCCCACCTCCAGCCGGGTCCCGGCGAGCCTGGGGTACAGGGCCCTCATCAGCTCGTCCACCCGGTTCTGCGCCACGAGGGTGGGAACACGCACGTCCACCTCCACGGCGGCGAGCGCGGGCACGGTGTTGACGGTGGTGCCCCCCGACAGCACGGTCGGCGTCACCGTGGCCGGTCCCAGGCCGTCCGGCCCGGCCGGTGCCGCTCCGTCGTTCACCCGGTCGGCGATCCGGGAGACGGCGAGGATCTGGTGGGCGAGTTCGATGGCGGCGTTGGCGCCCTTCTCCGGCTCCAGTCCCGCGTGGGCGGCCCTGCCGTGCACGGTGACCGTGTAGTTGGAGGTGCCCTTGCGCGCGGTCTTGAGGGCGCCGCCGTCGGCGCTGGCCTCCAGCACGAACGTGGCCGCGCAACCGCGTGCCGACTCCTCGATCAGCGTCCGCGAGGTCGGCGAGCCGACCTCCTCGTCCCCGGTGACCAGCACGCACACCCCGTCCAGGGAGGGCAGCGCGGCCAGCGCGTGAAATATCTGCACCAGTCCGGCCTTCATGTCGAAGACCCCCGGCCCGCGGGCGATCCCGTCCACGAGCGACCAGGGATGCGTGGCCAGCGTCCCGATCGGCCAGACCGTGTCGTGGTGGCCGACCAGCAGGACCCGTGGGGTGCCGAAGCTCCACCGCAGGTGGGCGACCCCGCCGATCTCGATGGTCTCCGGACGGGCGCCGAGCCTGCGCAGCCCTTGGTCCGCCACCACCCGGGCGCTGCGGGCCACCGCCTCGTGGTCGGCGGAGAACGACTCGCAGACGACGAGCTCCTCCAGGTCTCCGAGCATGACGTCCAGGTTCACGCCGGCCTGCCCAGCTCGGCGCGGAACAGCCGCCGCACGTTGCCACCGAGGATCTTGAGGATGTCGTCCTCCGGGATGCCCCGTCCGACCAGGGCATCGGTGACCAGGGGCAGACCTCGGGGTCCGTCGAGTCCGGGCAGGACGGCCATGGGGTCGATCTCCCCGTAGCCGAGGTCCTCGCAGCACGGCGGGGTGACGTCCGACAGCACCTCGTGGACGAAGTCGGGGCCCAGGCCGACGTGGTCGATCCCGCCGACGGCCGCGACGTGCTCGATGTGGTCCACCAGCCGCTCGACGGTGAAGTCCGAGGGGTCTTTCGACAGGAAGCTGGGCACGAAGTTGACGCAGATCACGCCGCCGGTCGCGGTGATCGCGCGGATCTGGTCGTCGGTGAGGTTGCGGTGATGGTCGCGCAGGGCGCGGGCCGAGGAGTGGGTGGCCATCACCGGGCGGGTGGCCAGCTCCAGCACGTGCGCCACCCCCGCGGCGCTCAGATGCGACACGTCGAAGATCATGCCCAGGCGTTCCATCTCCCGCACCGCCTCCACCCCGGCTGCGGTGAGCCGGCCGCCGGTGGCCTCCTCGCCGCTGCCGTCGGCCAGCGCGGTGCGGCCCCAGTGCGCGATCGAGGCCACCCGTACGCCCAGCCGGTGCACGGTGGACAGCAGCTCGATGTCGGCGTCCAGGCCCGGGGCGCTCTCCAGCGCCAGCACCAGGGCGATCTTCCCCTCCTGCAGCGCGGCGTCGATCTGGGCGCCGTCGGTGCACAGCCGGACCGCGTCGGCGTTGCCCTCGGCCAGGACGTGCGCGCACTCGATCATGCGTAAGGTCTGCCGCAGCGCCCCCTCGGGCCGGTACTGGTCGTCGATGAAGACCGGCAGCACCTGCAGGTCCACCCCGCCCTCCCGCAACTGCGGCAGCCAGCGCTCACGGAAGAACGATGCCCACCGCCGCGGCGGACGCGCGGCGACCGCCATGAGCAGATCGTTGTGGGTGTCCGCGACGACGGCGCGGCGATGGAGATCAACGGACACGTGCCAACCCTCCAATATGTGATTACCGCGACGGTATGACAGGCCGGAGGTGAGGGAATTCGTCTGTTCTCCTCAAGAGTGGTGGAGTTGTTTGTCCGTTAGGCCAAGACCGGTCCCGACACCCGGGCGGCGAGGCCGATGGTGTCCTGGCGGCTCGGGAGGCGAGACCGATGGTGTTCCGATGGCTCGGAAGGTGAGGCCGACGGCGCCCGGATCGACGCGGAGACGGCGTCAACGGTCGGCGGATGAACGGTGAAGGAAAGTTACAGGATTCTCACAACGTGTGGAGATTATTGACGCGACTCGCCGGCCGACCGTAGGGTCCGGACAACCCCGGGTTCCCGGCCTCGAAAGATCCACACGGAGCGGTTCATGAAGCGACTGGCAGCTGTAGCGGCATTGCTCGGCCTCGCCGCCGTCACGGCGTGCAGCGGCAGTACCGGAGACAAGCCCGCGGCGGGCGGTAGCGGCAGCGGCGGTGGTCTCTACACCACGATCGACGGCCTCAAGCCCGGCCTCGACGTCAACGGCCCGATCAACCCATGGAACCCCAAGGGCAACGCGTTCCTCGGGTTCAACGCCATGCGGATCGCCTGGTCGAAGAACCACCTGACCGACCCGAACCAGTTCTACCCGGGCATCGCGGCGAGCTGGGAGATCGCGCCGGACAACTCCTCGATCACGCTGCACCTGCACCCGGGCAACAAGTGGTCCGACGGCAAGCCGGTCACCGCCGAGGACGTGAAGTTCTCCATCGCCCTGGCCTACACGCAGGGCAGCACCGCCTTCGCGATCGACCCGGGCGCGGCCGGCGCCGCCTCCGAGGTCGAGGTGGTCGACGAGAAGACCGTCAAGATCACCCAGGACATGGACAACCCCAGCGTCACGTTCGTGCGCGGCGTCATGGACAGCTACATCGTGCCCCAGCACGTCTGGGGCAGCGTGCTGCCCGCCGACTTCTGGGACAAGCTGAAGGCCGCCCGCGGCGAGGGGGCCGAGGCCGAGAAGGCCCGCGAGGAGATCACCGCGCTGTCGGAGAAGGTCCTCGCCTTCGCCCCGCCCAAGGACGTCTCCGCCGGCCCGTTCACGCTGGAGCGGATGAACCCGAGCGAGGCGTTGCTGGTCAAGAACAAGAACTTCTACAACGCCGCGAACGTCGGGCCCGACCAGGTCAAGATGCTCAATTACACCGGCAACGAGCAGATCTGGAACTACCTCATCGCCGGCAAGCTCGACAACGCGCCGTTCACCGCCGTGCCCGCCGACGTGATGAAGCGCATCACCACGACCCAGGGCAACGGGGTGGTCAAGGGCTACTCGCCGGTGTCGCTGGGCATGGCCTTCAACCAGTCCAAGAAGCCCTACGACAACGTGCACGTGCGGCGCGGCCTGGCCTACCTGATCAACCGGGACGAGGTCACCAAGATCGCCTCACCGGAGGGCGGCACCCCGGCGGTCACCACCACCGGCATCCACCAGAAGCCCGCCGCGGAGTGGCTCGGCGCCGACCTCGCCGCGCTGGAGCCGTACAAGCTCGACGTGGCCAAGGCCGAGGAGGAGTTCAAGGAGGCGGGGCTGAAGAAGGAGGGCGGCAAGTGGACGCTGCCCGACGGCACGCCGTGGAAGTTCACCGTCAACGTCCCGGCGCCGTTCTCCGACTGGATCTCCGGCGCCAAGGCGGTCACCAGCCAGCTCACCGCGGCCGGGATCGACGCCGAGGTCGTGACCACCGCCGACTACCCGCTCTACCTCAAGGAGCTCGCCGAGGGCAAGTATGACGTCGGGTTCTGGCTGATCGCGCTCGGCCCCGCGCCGTACAACATCTACCAGCGCCTCTACGGTGTCTCCAACGGCTGGTCCATCCTCGGCGGCAAGCTCAAGCACGCCGAGCCCGGCAAGAACGGCAACTGGATGGGCGGCCCGGAGACCATCGAGGTCGACGGGGCCAAGGTCAACCCCGGTGAGCTCACCGCCAAGCTGAACTCCGCCTCCGGCGACGAGCAGAAGAAGATCATCGGCCAGCTCGCCAAGGCGGCCAACCAGGACCTGCCGGTGGTCCAGCTCTGGGACTACGTCAACACCCAGTTCGTCAACACCAACCGCTTCACCGGCTTCCCCGAGAACGACAGCGACCTGCTCCGCCAGCCCTCCGGCGTGTGGATCCAGCTCGGCATGGTCAAGAAGAAGCAGTAACACATGACGATGTTCGCACGAAGGCTCGCGGGTCACCTGGCCCGCGGGCTCGTCATGGTCCTGGTCGTCACCACGGTCAGCTTCTTCGTCATCAGAAGCGTCCCCGGCGACCCCATGGCCGCCCGGTACGAGAAGCTGGTCGAGCAGGGCATGTCCCCCACCGCGGCGCAGCGGGCCGTCGAGGTCCTCTACGGCTTCGCGCCGACCGGCAGCCTGTGGCAGCAGTACGTCGACTACATGTCCGGCCTGCTCCGCCTGGACCTGGGCCAGTCGCTGATGGTGCCGGGCGTGGGCGTGTCGACCGTGCTGTTCTCGGCCGCCAAATGGACCGTTCTCCCGGTGCTGGCGGGCACGCTGCTGAGCTTCCTGATCGGCGTCGTCATGGGGGTCTACGCCGCCATCAGGCGCTCGGGCAGACTCGGCGACGTCCTGGCGATCTCCGGGTCGCTCCTGCACGGCGTCCCCCAGTACGTGCTCGCCCTGCTGCTGGGCGCCGTCTTCACGACGCTGATCCCGATCCTGCCCACGAGCGGCACGGCCGACATCATGTTCGAGCCGGGCTTCAACGCCGGATACATCGGCTCGCTCATCGAGTACGCGACGCTGCCGGTCCTCACCTACGCGCTCGCCTCCTACGGAGGCTGGATCCTGGCGATGAAGTCGAGCGTGGTCACCGTCCTCGGCGACGACTTCATCCTCGCCGCCGAGCTGCGCGGCATCAAGCGCGGCATCGTCTTCCGCTACGTGGCGCGCAACGCGATCCTGCCGCTGTTCACCATCCTGGCCCTGTCACTGGGCATGCTGTTCGGCGGCGCGATCTTCATCGAGCGGATCTTCAACTACCCCGGCCTGGGGCTGATGCTCATCGACGGCATCAACAACCGTGACTACGCCCTGATGGGCGGGGCGTTCCTGCTGATCACCGTGGCGATCGTCGTCGCCAACATCGTGGCGGACCTGTTCTACAGCGTGATCGACCCGCGGGTGCGGAGTGGGGAGGGGGCCCGATGACGGCACCGGTCATCGCCGCGGGCGGCGGCCGCGCGGCCCTGCGGCGCAACTTCTGGCGCGGCGTCTGGCGCGTGCTGAAGCGCAAGCCCAGCCGCATGGTCGGCATGGTCATCGTGCTGGGGTTCGCGTTCATGGGCGTCTTCGGGCCGATGTTCTATCCCGACCCGCTGCCCCGCGACACCGCCGCCCTGTACGCGCCGCCGAGCTGGGAGCACCCCTTCGGCACCGACTTCGAGGGCACCGACGTGCTCGCGCTGCTGGTCACCGGATCGCGGTACGTCCTGCTGACCGCCCTGGTCACCGCCGTCATCACGGTGGTGGTCGGCGCCGCGATCGGGCTGTTCGCCGGGTTCCGGCGCGGGCGCTGGGACACCGTGCTCATGCGGATCACCGACATGAAGCTGACCATCCCCGGCCTGCCGCTGCTGCTGGTGCTGTCGACCATCTGGAAGTTCACCAGCGCCTTGGAGATGGGCCTGGTGCTCGGCCTGCTCGGCTGGGGCGGCGTGGCCCGGGCCGTGCGCTCGCAGACCCTGTCCCTGCGCGAGCGCGGCTTCATCGAGGCGGCCAGGGGGCTCGGCCTGTCCACGACGCACATCATCGGCAGGGAACTGCTGCCCAGCATGGCCCCCTTCGTCGCGATGAACATGCTCATCGCCGTCACCGGCGCCGTCTACGCGCAGGTGGGCCTGTTCTTCCTGGGCGTGCTGCCGTTCGAGGCCAACAACTGGGGCGTGATGCTCAACCTCGCCGTGTTCGGGGGCGGCGCGATGTCCTCGCCCGCCGCGCTGCCGTACCTGATGGCGCCGCTGCTGGCGATCCTGCTGCTCACCCTGGGCATCGTGCTCGTCGTCGACGCCATGGACGAGATCTTCAACCCCCGGCTGCGTGAGGAGTAACGGGTGTCTGTGACCCCTGAGAAGAAGGCGCCGGGAGTGCGCGTCAGCGGCCTGTCCGTCGTCTACCGGACACCGGCCGGCGAGCTTCCCGCGATCTCCGGGATCGACCTGGAACTCGTGTCCGGCACGATCACCGGGGTGGTCGGCGAGTCCGGCTCCGGAAAGTCCACCCTGGCGCTGTCACTGCTCAACGCCGTCCAGTCGCCCGGCAGGATCAGCGCCGGCAGCGTGGAGATCGACGGCCTCGGCGACGTGGTGAGGCTGAGGGGCGAGGAGCTGCGCAAGGCGAGGGGACGGCACATCGGATACGTCTTCCAGGCCGCGCAGAACTCCCTCAACCCCCTCAAGACGGTCGGCAAGCAGCTGCTCGACCTGGGCCGTTCGCACGACGTGGCGGACCTGCGCGGGCTCGTCAGGGACGCCAAGGACCTGCTCGGCCGGATGGGCATGGACGGGGCGCGGGTCCTCGACTCCCACCAGCACGAGCTGTCCGGCGGGATGCGCCAGCGGGTCGGCATCATGCTCGCGCTGGTGCTCAACGCCCACCTCGTCGTGCTCGACGAGCCGACGACCGCGCTCGACATGATCACCCAGGCGACGATCCTGCGGATCGTCCGCGAGGTCCACCAGGAGCGCGGGCTCACCACGCTGGTCATCACCCACGACCTCGGCGTGGTGGCCGAGGTCGCCGACCGGCTGGCCGTCATGTACGGCGGGCAGGTGGTGGAGCAGGGCCCGACCATGGAGGTGCTGAGCGCGCCCCGCCACCCCTACACCCAGGGCCTGCTGCGGGCCATCCCGCGCCTGCTGGGCGACATCGACGAGGCCCGGGCCCTGCCGGGCCGCCCGCCGACGCTGGGCACGATCCCGGCGCAGGGATGCGTGTTCAGGGAACGGTGCGTCCTGCGCATGGACGTCTGCGAGACGGAACGGCCGCCGGTCGTC
Coding sequences:
- a CDS encoding ABC transporter ATP-binding protein — translated: MIIKNLTVRFGAFTAVDDVTLEVPAGAIVGLVGESGSGKSTLARAVSGLVPYTGEIVGGDPRRIQMVFQDPYASLDPRMTVGASVAEGLRVPRAARQGEVERLLSLVSLPISLAVRYPRELSGGQRQRVAIARTLGADPELLVADEITSALDVSVQGAVLNLIRSLREELGLSMLFISHNLAVVRYVSDVVAVMHHGRLVEAGPTEEVVGSPKEAYTRSLIEAVPRLGHA
- the menC gene encoding o-succinylbenzoate synthase — translated: MKITGVELRRIAMPLVAPFRTSFGTATERDALLVRVVTPEAEGWGECVAMSDPLYSPEYVDGAADVLRRFLIPALPAHLDAHRVNHALRPFKGHPMAKAALETAALDAQLRIGGQSMGSFLGATADRVPCGVSVGIMNSLPELLDTVEDYITQGYLRIKLKIEPGWDVAPVRAVRERFGPDLLLQVDANAAYTLTDAPHLAKLDDFDLLLIEQPLANDDLVQHAQLAKRLTTPLCLDESIDSAAHAAAAITLGSCSIINVKPGRVGGYLESRRIHDLARAHGVALWCGGMLETGIGRAANLALAAMPGFTLPGDTSASRRYYATDITTPFELSDGHLDVPTTPGIGIDPISDLLDEVTTSTEWIAL
- a CDS encoding GNAT family N-acetyltransferase, whose product is MSDVTLRELHSLEEFADAVRLFDDIWNPEPGKRPITVELMRALSHAGNYVAGAYRDGRIVGASVGFLGTPAGQVLHSHITGTRGGRGIGFALKLHQRAWALERDLNRITWTYDPLVRRNAHFNLAKLGARPEEYLPSFYGVMGDAINTGDESDRVLAVWRLTEPPALDAAQGVPCRPPIPPGALTGLSERDGRPVAGRTDGRTVLVAVPADIEALRHTDPATATAWRHALRDVLGGLLREGARVTGFHDKSCYVVERNA
- a CDS encoding M20/M25/M40 family metallo-hydrolase, with the protein product MNLDVMLGDLEELVVCESFSADHEAVARSARVVADQGLRRLGARPETIEIGGVAHLRWSFGTPRVLLVGHHDTVWPIGTLATHPWSLVDGIARGPGVFDMKAGLVQIFHALAALPSLDGVCVLVTGDEEVGSPTSRTLIEESARGCAATFVLEASADGGALKTARKGTSNYTVTVHGRAAHAGLEPEKGANAAIELAHQILAVSRIADRVNDGAAPAGPDGLGPATVTPTVLSGGTTVNTVPALAAVEVDVRVPTLVAQNRVDELMRALYPRLAGTRLEVGGGPERSPLEEASSARLFELACRIAKDLGMEPLRGAAVGGASDGNFTAGVGCPTLDGLGAVGGGAHAAHEHVVVAEMPGRTALLTGLVQAVLG
- a CDS encoding dipeptidase, with protein sequence MSVDLHRRAVVADTHNDLLMAVAARPPRRWASFFRERWLPQLREGGVDLQVLPVFIDDQYRPEGALRQTLRMIECAHVLAEGNADAVRLCTDGAQIDAALQEGKIALVLALESAPGLDADIELLSTVHRLGVRVASIAHWGRTALADGSGEEATGGRLTAAGVEAVREMERLGMIFDVSHLSAAGVAHVLELATRPVMATHSSARALRDHHRNLTDDQIRAITATGGVICVNFVPSFLSKDPSDFTVERLVDHIEHVAAVGGIDHVGLGPDFVHEVLSDVTPPCCEDLGYGEIDPMAVLPGLDGPRGLPLVTDALVGRGIPEDDILKILGGNVRRLFRAELGRPA
- a CDS encoding ABC transporter substrate-binding protein; this translates as MKRLAAVAALLGLAAVTACSGSTGDKPAAGGSGSGGGLYTTIDGLKPGLDVNGPINPWNPKGNAFLGFNAMRIAWSKNHLTDPNQFYPGIAASWEIAPDNSSITLHLHPGNKWSDGKPVTAEDVKFSIALAYTQGSTAFAIDPGAAGAASEVEVVDEKTVKITQDMDNPSVTFVRGVMDSYIVPQHVWGSVLPADFWDKLKAARGEGAEAEKAREEITALSEKVLAFAPPKDVSAGPFTLERMNPSEALLVKNKNFYNAANVGPDQVKMLNYTGNEQIWNYLIAGKLDNAPFTAVPADVMKRITTTQGNGVVKGYSPVSLGMAFNQSKKPYDNVHVRRGLAYLINRDEVTKIASPEGGTPAVTTTGIHQKPAAEWLGADLAALEPYKLDVAKAEEEFKEAGLKKEGGKWTLPDGTPWKFTVNVPAPFSDWISGAKAVTSQLTAAGIDAEVVTTADYPLYLKELAEGKYDVGFWLIALGPAPYNIYQRLYGVSNGWSILGGKLKHAEPGKNGNWMGGPETIEVDGAKVNPGELTAKLNSASGDEQKKIIGQLAKAANQDLPVVQLWDYVNTQFVNTNRFTGFPENDSDLLRQPSGVWIQLGMVKKKQ
- a CDS encoding ABC transporter permease, yielding MTMFARRLAGHLARGLVMVLVVTTVSFFVIRSVPGDPMAARYEKLVEQGMSPTAAQRAVEVLYGFAPTGSLWQQYVDYMSGLLRLDLGQSLMVPGVGVSTVLFSAAKWTVLPVLAGTLLSFLIGVVMGVYAAIRRSGRLGDVLAISGSLLHGVPQYVLALLLGAVFTTLIPILPTSGTADIMFEPGFNAGYIGSLIEYATLPVLTYALASYGGWILAMKSSVVTVLGDDFILAAELRGIKRGIVFRYVARNAILPLFTILALSLGMLFGGAIFIERIFNYPGLGLMLIDGINNRDYALMGGAFLLITVAIVVANIVADLFYSVIDPRVRSGEGAR
- a CDS encoding ABC transporter permease, with translation MTAPVIAAGGGRAALRRNFWRGVWRVLKRKPSRMVGMVIVLGFAFMGVFGPMFYPDPLPRDTAALYAPPSWEHPFGTDFEGTDVLALLVTGSRYVLLTALVTAVITVVVGAAIGLFAGFRRGRWDTVLMRITDMKLTIPGLPLLLVLSTIWKFTSALEMGLVLGLLGWGGVARAVRSQTLSLRERGFIEAARGLGLSTTHIIGRELLPSMAPFVAMNMLIAVTGAVYAQVGLFFLGVLPFEANNWGVMLNLAVFGGGAMSSPAALPYLMAPLLAILLLTLGIVLVVDAMDEIFNPRLREE
- a CDS encoding ABC transporter ATP-binding protein, which translates into the protein MSVTPEKKAPGVRVSGLSVVYRTPAGELPAISGIDLELVSGTITGVVGESGSGKSTLALSLLNAVQSPGRISAGSVEIDGLGDVVRLRGEELRKARGRHIGYVFQAAQNSLNPLKTVGKQLLDLGRSHDVADLRGLVRDAKDLLGRMGMDGARVLDSHQHELSGGMRQRVGIMLALVLNAHLVVLDEPTTALDMITQATILRIVREVHQERGLTTLVITHDLGVVAEVADRLAVMYGGQVVEQGPTMEVLSAPRHPYTQGLLRAIPRLLGDIDEARALPGRPPTLGTIPAQGCVFRERCVLRMDVCETERPPVVVSGTSIVACHAVEAGAGAAAGDRPAAPAPVEVPEVVGAQSATGVHEGRGEQP